In a single window of the Salmo trutta chromosome 21, fSalTru1.1, whole genome shotgun sequence genome:
- the si:dkeyp-13a3.10 gene encoding uncharacterized protein si:dkeyp-13a3.10 isoform X2: protein MRLPLTFILFFKLNWGLPIDTVILFQRSGVVGEMETVEQVLVNGAPLSSCGKYVSGILRAVLLGNDSESFQQAFEIEENVTNTITKNPTYQYLRVRECKLNGFRVVHLTDQLLVNGNYFLTLDQSTDTWTAEVPQALALKQLWDWDTERTRRERMQLHESCTELMKELTHSEPTTNREMSLLTVLAPLLASLAFVAVVIASFLIANRQDPRVSGHPGGVLGSIVHYPQNVTETPQAPQSGKDYQVL from the exons ATGCGACTTCCACTTACATTCATTCTGTTTTTCAAGTTAAATTGGGGTCTTCCAATTG ACACGGTCATTCTGTTCCAGCGGTCGGGAGTGGTCGGCGAGATGGAGACCGTCGAGCAGGTCTTGGTCAACGGAGCACCTCTCTCCAGCTGCGGGAAATACGTCAGTGGCATTCTCCGTGCTGTACTGCTGGGCAACGACAGCGAGTCTTTTCAACAGGCGTTCGAGATAGAAGAAAATGTCACCAACACCATAACAA AAAATCCTACTTACCAGTACCTGCGTGTGCGTGAATGCAAACTGAATGGATTTCGAGTGGTGCATTTGACCGACCAGCTCCTTGTCAACGGGAATTACTTCCTGACTCTGGACCAATCCACAGACACCTGGACAGCTGAGGTACCACAGGCCCTCGCACTCAAACAGCTTTGGGACTGGGACACTGAGCGCACGAGGAGGGAGAGGATGCAACTCCATGAGAGCTGTACCGAACTGATGAAGGAGCTCACACATTCCGAGCCCACCACCAATAGAG AGATGTCCCTGTTGACTGTCCTGGCTCCACTGCTTGCAAGCCTGGCCTTTGTTGCCGTGGTTATTGCAAGCTTCCTCATCGCTAATCGACAAG ATCCCAGAGTTTCAGGACACCCTGGAG GTGTACTTGGCTCCATTGTCCACTACCCTCAGAATGTCACAGAAACACCTCAGGCCCCTCAATCAGGAAAAGACTACCAGGTCCTCTAA
- the si:dkeyp-13a3.10 gene encoding uncharacterized protein si:dkeyp-13a3.10 isoform X1, whose amino-acid sequence MRLPLTFILFFKLNWGLPIDTVILFQRSGVVGEMETVEQVLVNGAPLSSCGKYVSGILRAVLLGNDSESFQQAFEIEENVTNTITKNPTYQYLRVRECKLNGFRVVHLTDQLLVNGNYFLTLDQSTDTWTAEVPQALALKQLWDWDTERTRRERMQLHESCTELMKELTHSEPTTNRAEMSLLTVLAPLLASLAFVAVVIASFLIANRQDPRVSGHPGGVLGSIVHYPQNVTETPQAPQSGKDYQVL is encoded by the exons ATGCGACTTCCACTTACATTCATTCTGTTTTTCAAGTTAAATTGGGGTCTTCCAATTG ACACGGTCATTCTGTTCCAGCGGTCGGGAGTGGTCGGCGAGATGGAGACCGTCGAGCAGGTCTTGGTCAACGGAGCACCTCTCTCCAGCTGCGGGAAATACGTCAGTGGCATTCTCCGTGCTGTACTGCTGGGCAACGACAGCGAGTCTTTTCAACAGGCGTTCGAGATAGAAGAAAATGTCACCAACACCATAACAA AAAATCCTACTTACCAGTACCTGCGTGTGCGTGAATGCAAACTGAATGGATTTCGAGTGGTGCATTTGACCGACCAGCTCCTTGTCAACGGGAATTACTTCCTGACTCTGGACCAATCCACAGACACCTGGACAGCTGAGGTACCACAGGCCCTCGCACTCAAACAGCTTTGGGACTGGGACACTGAGCGCACGAGGAGGGAGAGGATGCAACTCCATGAGAGCTGTACCGAACTGATGAAGGAGCTCACACATTCCGAGCCCACCACCAATAGAG CAGAGATGTCCCTGTTGACTGTCCTGGCTCCACTGCTTGCAAGCCTGGCCTTTGTTGCCGTGGTTATTGCAAGCTTCCTCATCGCTAATCGACAAG ATCCCAGAGTTTCAGGACACCCTGGAG GTGTACTTGGCTCCATTGTCCACTACCCTCAGAATGTCACAGAAACACCTCAGGCCCCTCAATCAGGAAAAGACTACCAGGTCCTCTAA
- the LOC115156843 gene encoding polymeric immunoglobulin receptor isoform X1: MRNLLILIILSFMTGCVSCLEVEGCSGGTVIFTCKYPDNYQSNDKYFCKESTQSCEEKIKSGMKNTWENKDRFSLCDTNRKLFTVIIRKLEKSDEGNYKCEVATSDPSSGHVTIVELKVKEDDCFKKSVKETAYLGRNATITCKYPEDHENRTKYFCKQDDRFICKDNITLESEKISNKHGRLFVSDNRRERVFTVTFTNLTVEDTGVYWCGGKTHVYTTLITEVELAVNAPPKTTMVTTMSPASSSRSPPSPLNSTSVVTIVSVSLGGLVFAAFLVIVYSCKRNKQKGAASSTHRLSTDAGNNGKGGHGIGDSEDIKERSLQPDSVPATTIYASDSLHYASVNFQKNPVCPTEAAIAKEDTPFADYATVNFGQSPA, from the exons ATGAGGAATCTACTGATATTAATCATCCTGTCCTTCATGACAG GTTGTGTGAGCTGCCTTGAAGTGGAAGGATGCTCAGGAGGAACTGTCATCTTCACCTGTAAATACCCAGACAACTATCAAAGCAACGATAAATATTTCTGCAAGGAATCAACTCAAAGTTGTGAGGAGAAAATAAAAAGTGGGATGAAGAACACCTGGGAGAACAAGGATAGATTCTCTCTGTGTGACACTAATAGGAAACTCTTTACAGTGATAATCAGAAAACTGGAAAAAAGCGATGAAGGGAACTACAAATGTGAAGTGGCCACATCAGATCCATCAAGTGGCCATGTTACTATCGTGGAGCTGAAAGTAAAGGAAG ATGACTGCTTTAAGAAATCAGTCAAAGAGACAGCCTATCTGGGGAGAAACGCTACCATCACCTGCAAGTATCCAGAGGACCATGAGAATCGCACCAAGTATTTCTGCAAACAAGACGATCGCTTCATCTGCAAAGACAATATCACTTTAGAATCTGAAAAAATATCAAACAAACATGGTCGATTATTTGTGTCTGAtaacagaagggagagagtcttCACTGTGACTTTCACCAACCTGACTGTGGAGGATACAGGGGTATACTGGTGTGGTGGGAAAACTCATGTCTACACCACCCTGATCACTGAAGTAGAACTCGCAGTTAACG CGCCACCCAAGACCACCATGGTGACAACCATGTCTCCTGCATCTTCATCCAggtcaccaccatcaccactaaaTA GTACCTCTGTGGTCACCATTGTATCTGTGAGTCTGGGTGGGTTGGTGTTTGCTGCCTTCCTGGTCATTGTCTACAGTTGTAAACGCAACAAACAGAAAG GAGCTGCCTCCTCAACACACAGGCTGAGCACAGATGCAGGGAATAATGgaaag ggTGGTCATGGTATTGGTGACTCTGAAGATATAAAAGAGCGCTCCCTTCAGCCAGACTCAGTTCCGGCGACCACCATCTACGCCTCTGACTCTCTTCACTACGCCAGTGTCAACTTCCAGAAGAACCCCGTCTGCCCCACCGAAGCCGCCATCGCTAAAGAGGACACTCCTTTTGCTGACTACGCCACTGTGAACTTTGGTCAAAGCCCGGCCTAA
- the LOC115156843 gene encoding polymeric immunoglobulin receptor isoform X2: MRNLLILIILSFMTGCVSCLEVEGCSGGTVIFTCKYPDNYQSNDKYFCKESTQSCEEKIKSGMKNTWENKDRFSLCDTNRKLFTVIIRKLEKSDEGNYKCEVATSDPSSGHVTIVELKVKEDDCFKKSVKETAYLGRNATITCKYPEDHENRTKYFCKQDDRFICKDNITLESEKISNKHGRLFVSDNRRERVFTVTFTNLTVEDTGVYWCGGKTHVYTTLITEVELAVNAPPKTTMVTTMSPASSSRSPPSPLNRAASSTHRLSTDAGNNGKGGHGIGDSEDIKERSLQPDSVPATTIYASDSLHYASVNFQKNPVCPTEAAIAKEDTPFADYATVNFGQSPA; the protein is encoded by the exons ATGAGGAATCTACTGATATTAATCATCCTGTCCTTCATGACAG GTTGTGTGAGCTGCCTTGAAGTGGAAGGATGCTCAGGAGGAACTGTCATCTTCACCTGTAAATACCCAGACAACTATCAAAGCAACGATAAATATTTCTGCAAGGAATCAACTCAAAGTTGTGAGGAGAAAATAAAAAGTGGGATGAAGAACACCTGGGAGAACAAGGATAGATTCTCTCTGTGTGACACTAATAGGAAACTCTTTACAGTGATAATCAGAAAACTGGAAAAAAGCGATGAAGGGAACTACAAATGTGAAGTGGCCACATCAGATCCATCAAGTGGCCATGTTACTATCGTGGAGCTGAAAGTAAAGGAAG ATGACTGCTTTAAGAAATCAGTCAAAGAGACAGCCTATCTGGGGAGAAACGCTACCATCACCTGCAAGTATCCAGAGGACCATGAGAATCGCACCAAGTATTTCTGCAAACAAGACGATCGCTTCATCTGCAAAGACAATATCACTTTAGAATCTGAAAAAATATCAAACAAACATGGTCGATTATTTGTGTCTGAtaacagaagggagagagtcttCACTGTGACTTTCACCAACCTGACTGTGGAGGATACAGGGGTATACTGGTGTGGTGGGAAAACTCATGTCTACACCACCCTGATCACTGAAGTAGAACTCGCAGTTAACG CGCCACCCAAGACCACCATGGTGACAACCATGTCTCCTGCATCTTCATCCAggtcaccaccatcaccactaaaTA GAGCTGCCTCCTCAACACACAGGCTGAGCACAGATGCAGGGAATAATGgaaag ggTGGTCATGGTATTGGTGACTCTGAAGATATAAAAGAGCGCTCCCTTCAGCCAGACTCAGTTCCGGCGACCACCATCTACGCCTCTGACTCTCTTCACTACGCCAGTGTCAACTTCCAGAAGAACCCCGTCTGCCCCACCGAAGCCGCCATCGCTAAAGAGGACACTCCTTTTGCTGACTACGCCACTGTGAACTTTGGTCAAAGCCCGGCCTAA
- the LOC115156843 gene encoding polymeric immunoglobulin receptor isoform X3, whose translation MRNLLILIILSFMTGCVSCLEVEGCSGGTVIFTCKYPDNYQSNDKYFCKESTQSCEEKIKSGMKNTWENKDRFSLCDTNRKLFTVIIRKLEKSDEGNYKCEVATSDPSSGHVTIVELKVKEDDCFKKSVKETAYLGRNATITCKYPEDHENRTKYFCKQDDRFICKDNITLESEKISNKHGRLFVSDNRRERVFTVTFTNLTVEDTGVYWCGGKTHVYTTLITEVELAVNAPPKTTMVTTMSPASSSRSPPSPLNSTSVVTIVSVSLGGLVFAAFLVIVYSCKRNKQKGAASSTHRLSTDAGNNGKSLLLFLLSRVVMVLVTLKI comes from the exons ATGAGGAATCTACTGATATTAATCATCCTGTCCTTCATGACAG GTTGTGTGAGCTGCCTTGAAGTGGAAGGATGCTCAGGAGGAACTGTCATCTTCACCTGTAAATACCCAGACAACTATCAAAGCAACGATAAATATTTCTGCAAGGAATCAACTCAAAGTTGTGAGGAGAAAATAAAAAGTGGGATGAAGAACACCTGGGAGAACAAGGATAGATTCTCTCTGTGTGACACTAATAGGAAACTCTTTACAGTGATAATCAGAAAACTGGAAAAAAGCGATGAAGGGAACTACAAATGTGAAGTGGCCACATCAGATCCATCAAGTGGCCATGTTACTATCGTGGAGCTGAAAGTAAAGGAAG ATGACTGCTTTAAGAAATCAGTCAAAGAGACAGCCTATCTGGGGAGAAACGCTACCATCACCTGCAAGTATCCAGAGGACCATGAGAATCGCACCAAGTATTTCTGCAAACAAGACGATCGCTTCATCTGCAAAGACAATATCACTTTAGAATCTGAAAAAATATCAAACAAACATGGTCGATTATTTGTGTCTGAtaacagaagggagagagtcttCACTGTGACTTTCACCAACCTGACTGTGGAGGATACAGGGGTATACTGGTGTGGTGGGAAAACTCATGTCTACACCACCCTGATCACTGAAGTAGAACTCGCAGTTAACG CGCCACCCAAGACCACCATGGTGACAACCATGTCTCCTGCATCTTCATCCAggtcaccaccatcaccactaaaTA GTACCTCTGTGGTCACCATTGTATCTGTGAGTCTGGGTGGGTTGGTGTTTGCTGCCTTCCTGGTCATTGTCTACAGTTGTAAACGCAACAAACAGAAAG GAGCTGCCTCCTCAACACACAGGCTGAGCACAGATGCAGGGAATAATGgaaag tctctcctcctcttcctcctctccagggTGGTCATGGTATTGGTGACTCTGAAGATATAA